The following are encoded in a window of Microaerobacter geothermalis genomic DNA:
- a CDS encoding flagellar FlbD family protein, translating to MIQLTRFNGTTFVLNCFLIETIEATPDTVITLNNGKKMVVKESVDEIISLVKLFLNDVYLFKNIEPK from the coding sequence ATGATTCAATTAACAAGATTTAATGGAACAACGTTTGTCTTAAATTGTTTCTTAATTGAAACCATTGAAGCAACCCCTGATACAGTCATTACATTAAATAACGGGAAAAAAATGGTTGTAAAAGAGAGCGTTGATGAAATTATTTCCTTGGTGAAATTATTTTTGAATGATGTCTATTTATTCAAAAACATTGAGCCTAAATAG